TGGTTTCAGGTAGAAGGTATCTTAAGTctagcttcaggaggaagatccCCGCCATTCGCTCCAAGGATATGACATTAAAGCTGTGCAAGGCCCTCAGAGAGTGTCTCACTGTCTCGCCCAACCTCAAGACGCTGCAGCTCAATGGACTTCCACTAAGAGAAAGGGACCTCATCGCCCTGACAAAGGTGACATCAGGCAGATGTGACTGAAGAGTAAACTGTGacacagtgttaattttgtcgacgaaatatttttgtcatagtctTCGCCAACGACCCTTTTTCCATGACGAAatcgagacgataactaaattaaaaccacctgaaaggataaaaatgatgacgaaattaattgcaCAATTTCGCAAGAAAATTAATTTACTCTTTCGGAAATGGTTTCATTTTGACGaatcgtcatcgtttttatccttttaggtggttttaTTTAGtaatcgtctcgttttcatcatgaaaaaaagggtcgttgacgaaagctatgacgaaaatatttcatcgacgaaattaacactgctgtgaCACTTTaactatttaattatttaacttCTTCAGAGAAACTGGCactcttttttaaatatatttttcttgtatatttttttgttgctcattttttttgtatgaaagTGTATTAAAGCAAGTTCTTTGTTTAAAAGTGAAATTTGATATCCTATTCCAGGGTTTAGCAAAAAGCGCCTCCTTGGAAAACCTATCTCTGGCTAACTGTCCAATCAGTGATGAGGGCTTAGAGGGTATGTAAACTCCTAAAATTGTTCAAGAAAGCAGATTATATTTTATGTGGGCACATTGTCTGTGTAACCATGTAACTTTCTATACATTTCAGTCATTTGCCAAAGTGTTAAGTATTCTACTAATATCAGGACAGTGGATTTTAGCGGATGTAGTCTAACCTGGAGGGGGGCGGAGCACATGGCCAATATAATCAAGgtataatatttaattttcctCTGGCATATCATTGTAAGTTTTTTATTGAGGGGTAATTGGTTAATAACTGTAAACTCAAAAATTACTGTATTTTATGtaaatctgaaataaattaaagtgCAGCCAGGTtgtctttatgttttatttacctTTGCAAAGGGTCAAACAACAGTACAGAGTATGACAGTAGTCTGCATGTTGTTTGACAAAGAGGGATTGTAAGCCTAGAATATTTATAGTTATCTATCTGCCACAGTCAGAgcattgtgtaataaaaatgtcTACATGGTATGTCTGAAAGATTACATGGAGACAGAATAGGACAGTGTGGAGCATTTCATTCGTGAATCCCAGCTTGACACAGAAGTACCAGAGTCTTCAAATTTTCCatcataaattttatttataagaatCCTTCTATTTTTCTTAAAGCATCAGGGAATGCAAAGGCATGGTACAGCGTGGGCAGAGTCTCTGAGGTATCGACAGCCACAGTTTGAGGGAATGGGAGGTCTCCGCCGTGTCACACTTAACTGTAACACTTTGATTGGGGACCGGGGTGCTGCTGCTCTTGCACATGAACTTGCCGAGGACCTCTGGCTTAAAGGTTAGTAGATTTGCGAGTTTATAGTggtgtttgggggtttttttgcatgtgtttttcTTAGTGTACAAATCTTTGAAAGGATTTCTGTTTCTGATTTCGGGCTCGTTAAACAGCTGTGGACCTGCAGAGATGTGGTCTGTCCAATGAAGGCGCTCGTCGTTTGCTAGaagccttaaaaacaaattcttctttgtgtgtgctGGATATCCGTGGTAACCCTTTAGTTGGTAAGATGCTACCTCAATCAAGGcaataacattttcttttttttctagacTTAATTTTCCCAATCTGATCaaatatttttgtgtatgttgtgTTGGTACATTTCTATTTAGCTTTCTAGCAGTTAATGCTAAccaaattttgtgtgtgttccttttccaTAGAAAACGTTTTTGAGTAATACTGTAATTATTTGAGTAATGTAATAGTTCATCTCTAAAACCAAGAAACATAACTCTTTGGAAATTTTTTTTGGACATGATTCTTcactgttttgtgttgttttctttacagATAAAGTCCTAATTAAAACTATAATAGAGAAAGTACTAATGAATGCTGATGGACAGTCACCAGTGGTAAGTTTTTGGGATAAAgatttgaagtaaaaaaaaaaaaaaagttattgtttCTCAAACTGTAGGGTGCCAAAAAAACAGGTGGAAGTTATGAAGTTAAACTAAGGTGAATGAATGGGATTCTTTAATTTTTGGAGGGGGAAAGTGAATAAGAGTTTGCTGATGTCATTGTGCTAAACTCTATTTAAGTAGAAtccaatttggattttttttattgttagttACTAATAAAACATGTGGGGCAtgaacctcttttttttttttttttttccagcttctgAAGTTGGTGTATGCTAGAGAAAGTTTGATAAGCAGTGAGCAGGTGGtgtatttccatgcatgtttCAGATTTGTTCCAGCCTAAGGCTTGTGTCTTCCTTTTGCTTTTCTACAGTACTGCTGGATCAAGCCTGCAGCCACAGAACCACAGAAAGCATCTTCTCCAAGGAGGCGAGCATTATCCAGTACAGTCAAAGGGAAAGCTGCATTTAGAATAGGTATATGTatacatttttcttgttttccacaTAAACTTTGGCAGCTTGTATGTAATTCCGTGTTATTGTCTCCCTGGTCATACTAAACACAATAGTTTCAAGATTCCTAGTTGTACTCCTAAAATCAgcctatatatattttttttttccatacacatatttttggttttgtgtgtgtgtatgtgtatgtgtctgtgtcagCACTTCACCAAGCCACTAAAAAGGTCTAGTATTATGACTATAGGTgattaaaaatgttcattttcacaTAGCAGCTTAACTAAGTACCTCATGCTCTGTAAGTGCCATTATGACACTGAATTGCCTTTAGTCAGTAGTGTCTGTCCAACAGTGAACACACTGATTGatttctttcagtttgtttgAAATAGCATCTCTTATTCTTATTATTGTCTCTTTTTGGCTTCTCATATTTGTTTAAGTTATCTGGAGACATGGTAAGAActgaatttgttttcattttattttgttgctgctgctgatgggtGGAAAAATAATCTTGAATTTGGTTATGTGTTTGATTATGGTTTAGATGACTTTACCCTTATTTGTGGGGTGAATTTCTGTAGATCCTCACTGAATACTGGATTCTCGTAATACTGTGATGTTTATACCCTGCTTTTTAGAAGTAAATGCTACCTTGTGGTTCTACAAAGAATGGCATTCTCTTActattatttatgtattcatcAATTTATGGAAGGCCCACATGTCTCCTGGTGGCTGTTATAATAATTTAACTGTTTTGCtgaaatcacacacaaaaaaaaaaaaattcaagaggCTTTAAATTCCTATAATAAGAATTTCCTCTGAGCAAAAATCTATCAGTAGTATCAAtatcaaaaaaattcaatgtCATTGACTCACCACATAATGAAGTACAGTGAATAATACTCTGAGGACTTTGCATCCATGAGATAAAGACTTGTAAGTGTTCATAGAAAGGCCTTCTGTGAATTAtagtgctttttgtttttggttttttttttggtgaatttTACTGTTCTTTACCTGCTTCTTTTTCCGGTGCAGCCACTCAGAAAGGAACATCTGGAGGACGGAGTTCAGGTGCTGCTCAGAAACTGAAGCCTTCGCGCGCTTCCCACGTGCCTTGGCGTGCTGCTGCACGAGCTGGACGACAAAGGTGAAGAAATGCTAACCAGTTTACTGCTCAGAGtaaacaataaacaacaaaaactattCCATTAATAAGTGTGGTACTTCTTATttcaaatattagaaaaatcattttaaaaaatgtggttaaattgtgtgttttagtgGGTTAGATTTAGGGTTTTCTGTTTTGACATCCTACTAAACATACTGTATCTatgtaattatatatttaaaaagcatttacTATTTATTATGGTGATGTAGAGACTAACTTTATATCGTTGTTCCTGCAGAGGTCTGCCTCCTGGAGTTACTGTGTCAGACCATAGTTTTCAGGTAGGCTGTCTTGTGTCTATGCATAGTGTAGTACAATCACTTAAGAGCCCTCAACAGCAACATTAATACATTAATATATTATTAGGGTGCAGCTACGGTAAAGGTAACAATGGAGTCAGAttcagagacagaggaggataaCGAAGAGGAAGAAGTAGTGGTGGAAGTGGAGCAGAGACCGTCTTCTCTTGATCTTCAGGACAGGATCCCTGTGCGGCAGTTTGAACGGATGCAGGTGAGTCACGTCAGGCTGAAGGACTGGCTAGAATGGAGCTTTTTAAGGTTTTGCTGCTctaaaaaacaaagatgtgGAACCTGAAGAGttgatgttaaaaaaacagaacagttcACACGTTGGTCTTCTCATCCATGCCCTCTAGATGGAGCTAAAAGAGTGTCGGATGAGGCTGGCAGAAGAGCGGCGAGCCAGACTCAAGTCTGAGTCAAGGCTCATGGAGGTAAATAAAATCTGTCATACTTACATAGGATTTTATGCTATGTGATATTTCCCATTTTATAGATGCTCAGAGTTGATTATGCAAAAAAGTGAGTGAGTCAGGTGGGAAACACTcactgattattatttttttcatggaaTGATCCAACAGCTTAACTGTTACTGAAcagcaataaacaaacaaacatataaaaGTTATAGTCCTATTTCAAGCTgtcctttattctttttta
This sequence is a window from Archocentrus centrarchus isolate MPI-CPG fArcCen1 chromosome 9, fArcCen1, whole genome shotgun sequence. Protein-coding genes within it:
- the cep78 gene encoding centrosomal protein of 78 kDa; its protein translation is MVQDSAQIRQQGAQDFMAYYEFSCARQESVPLPAVKMNLDKGMLDFNGDKLKLTDWLPVLSSISINKHLHHIAISSTYQASLASGDAGRRYLKSSFRRKIPAIRSKDMTLKLCKALRECLTVSPNLKTLQLNGLPLRERDLIALTKGLAKSASLENLSLANCPISDEGLEVICQSVKYSTNIRTVDFSGCSLTWRGAEHMANIIKHQGMQRHGTAWAESLRYRQPQFEGMGGLRRVTLNCNTLIGDRGAAALAHELAEDLWLKAVDLQRCGLSNEGARRLLEALKTNSSLCVLDIRGNPLVDKVLIKTIIEKVLMNADGQSPVYCWIKPAATEPQKASSPRRRALSSTVKGKAAFRIATQKGTSGGRSSGAAQKLKPSRASHVPWRAAARAGRQRGLPPGVTVSDHSFQGAATVKVTMESDSETEEDNEEEEVVVEVEQRPSSLDLQDRIPVRQFERMQMELKECRMRLAEERRARLKSESRLMEYELENARLRDANQSLSEALAATGSALAPPASSALEDEAILESIETSFTKFHAFLDLLKDAGLGQLASMAGIDKSDFHPLGRPQLSSTIEPRLHGAASLYGSDYGIDAASLVGSAPPAAPFGLSDTNSLKPSSPLRAAFHEERPLDENFSRASGPAASPVVDVEEEPNKFSKPDTQHYSGSEKSFRSQRSYDNISFGKTFQTQQSHPRSNSNSHRNNSSHGYSFNNSYAYNRASHSNGSHGGSSVCVSDIISDKESVGSVGSRNKGSGRLATIGQSGSEGSERKASPRRDALEQVRSLESLGVQSDNDSF